A region of the Nocardia nova SH22a genome:
CCGCAGTGGCCGCCGTCGGCGCGGTCTGGCTCGGCCGCCGTTTGCAGGCGCGACTGGGTAACTGGACCGCGACCATCGTGGCCGGACTCGCCTTCGTCGTCGTGGTGACCGCCATCGCGGCAATACTGCCCTCGCTCGGACATCTGTCCGCCAACCGCGCGATGGGCGAGGCCGTGAGCGAGACGCCGCGGCCGCTGACCGATCCGAGCGGCCAGATCGTGTTCCCGGGCTTCCCCGCCGACGATCTGTACTACTTCCGGTTCTACTCCTTCGCCGCACAGGTCCTCCTGTGGACGGTGATCGGCGTCGGGTTCGCGACCCTGGCGCCGCGGCTGTTCGATCGCGCGAGCGAATCCGGTTCGGCCACACCGGAACCGGTGGTATGAGCACGGAGATCACCCGGCTCACACTGATCAGCCACGGCATGACCGAGGCCGTGCGAGCCGCCCGGTTCCCGGGCGACGAGCCGATCGAGCAGTCCGCCCGGGGCGCTTCGGCGCCCCGGGCGGATTTGGTCCGGATCGCACCCGAGATCCGGGCCGCGCAGACTGCCGAACTCCTGGAACTGCCCGGCGCGACCGAGCCCGCGCTGCGCGATCTGGATTGCGGCCGCTGGTCGGGCTCGGCGATGGACGCGCTCGCGCCCGAGGATCTGATGGGGTGGTTGACCGACCCCGGCTACCGCGGCCACGGCGGCGAATCGATCACCGATGTGATCGACCGGGTCCGGGCGTGGATGCACGACTGCGCTCCGCTACACCGGCGCATCGTGGCGATCACCCATCCCGCCGTCGTCCGGGCGAGCGTTCTCGTCGCGCTGTCCGCACCGCCGGAATCGTTCTGGCGCATCGATATC
Encoded here:
- a CDS encoding histidine phosphatase family protein translates to MSTEITRLTLISHGMTEAVRAARFPGDEPIEQSARGASAPRADLVRIAPEIRAAQTAELLELPGATEPALRDLDCGRWSGSAMDALAPEDLMGWLTDPGYRGHGGESITDVIDRVRAWMHDCAPLHRRIVAITHPAVVRASVLVALSAPPESFWRIDIPPLSATTLHGRGPAWTIRHTAIPL